Proteins from one Halovivax limisalsi genomic window:
- the fen gene encoding flap endonuclease-1 codes for MGNAALRDIASIESVPFDDLEGSVVAVDAHNWLYRYLTTTVKWTNASIYTTGDGTEVANLVGIVQGLPKFFEHDIVPVMVFDGGPSDLKADEIEARREQRADYEEQLEAAREADDPVAVARLESYTQRLTETIQETSRELLSLLDVPVVEAPAEGEAQAARIVRNGDADYVGSEDYDALLFGSPRTLRQLTSKGDPELMDLEATLAAHDLTLEQLIDVAILIGTDFNPGVDGIGPKTALSLIDEHGDLWSALEARGDHVEYGDRVRQLFREPNVTDDYAYTTDLDPDVDAAREYVCEEWGVDADEVARGFERIETSLVQTGLDRYT; via the coding sequence ATGGGAAACGCAGCACTTCGGGACATCGCGTCGATCGAATCGGTGCCGTTCGACGACCTCGAGGGATCGGTCGTCGCCGTCGACGCCCACAACTGGCTCTATCGGTACCTGACGACGACGGTGAAGTGGACGAACGCCTCGATCTACACCACCGGCGACGGAACGGAGGTGGCCAACCTCGTCGGGATCGTCCAGGGACTGCCGAAGTTCTTCGAGCACGACATCGTCCCGGTGATGGTCTTCGACGGCGGCCCGTCCGACCTCAAGGCCGACGAGATCGAGGCCCGACGCGAGCAGCGCGCGGACTACGAGGAACAACTCGAAGCGGCTCGCGAGGCGGACGATCCCGTGGCGGTGGCTCGACTCGAATCCTACACGCAGCGCCTGACGGAGACGATTCAGGAGACGAGCCGGGAACTGCTCTCGCTGCTCGACGTCCCCGTCGTCGAAGCCCCCGCCGAGGGAGAGGCCCAGGCCGCGCGGATCGTCCGCAACGGCGACGCGGACTACGTCGGGTCGGAAGACTACGACGCGCTGTTGTTCGGCTCGCCGCGCACCCTTCGCCAGCTCACCAGCAAGGGCGATCCGGAGCTGATGGACCTCGAGGCCACGCTCGCCGCACACGACCTCACGCTCGAACAGCTGATCGACGTCGCGATTCTGATCGGGACGGACTTCAACCCCGGCGTCGACGGCATCGGTCCGAAGACGGCCCTCTCGCTGATCGACGAGCACGGCGACCTCTGGAGCGCGCTCGAGGCCCGCGGCGATCACGTCGAGTACGGCGACCGGGTCCGCCAGCTCTTCCGCGAGCCGAACGTGACCGACGACTACGCGTACACGACGGATCTCGATCCGGACGTCGACGCGGCGCGCGAGTACGTCTGCGAGGAGTGGGGCGTCGACGCCGACGAGGTGGCGCGCGGCTTCGAACGCATCGAGACGTCGCTCGTCCAGACGGGACTCGATCGCTACACGTGA
- the nth gene encoding endonuclease III, with the protein MGEPRGDPAAQTETVIERLEAEYPDSTISLRYSNRLELLIAVILSAQCTDERVNAETEHLFETYQSAEDYANAPQEELADALDSINFYNNKATYIREACGIIVDEHDGEVPDTMEELTELPGVGRKTANVVLQHGHDVVEGIVVDTHVQRLTRRLAITEEERPEAIEQDLLDVVPEGYWVQFTHLLIDHGRAICTARNPECDECVLADVCPSEKGDSAIDLASGEPWA; encoded by the coding sequence ATGGGTGAACCGCGTGGCGACCCGGCGGCGCAGACCGAAACGGTGATCGAGCGACTCGAGGCGGAGTACCCCGATTCGACGATCTCGCTTCGGTACTCCAATCGCCTCGAGTTGCTGATCGCGGTGATCCTCTCGGCGCAGTGTACCGACGAGCGGGTCAACGCCGAGACCGAGCACCTCTTCGAGACCTACCAGTCGGCCGAAGACTACGCGAACGCGCCCCAGGAAGAACTCGCGGACGCGCTCGACTCGATCAACTTCTACAACAACAAGGCGACGTACATCCGCGAGGCCTGCGGGATTATCGTCGACGAGCACGACGGCGAGGTCCCCGATACCATGGAGGAACTGACCGAGCTGCCGGGCGTCGGTCGGAAGACCGCCAACGTCGTGCTCCAGCACGGCCACGACGTGGTCGAGGGGATCGTCGTCGACACGCACGTGCAGCGACTGACCCGACGGCTCGCCATTACGGAGGAAGAACGCCCGGAAGCCATCGAACAGGATCTGCTCGACGTCGTCCCCGAAGGCTACTGGGTGCAGTTCACGCACCTGTTGATCGACCACGGCCGGGCGATCTGCACGGCGCGAAATCCGGAGTGTGACGAGTGCGTGCTCGCGGACGTCTGTCCGTCCGAGAAGGGCGACAGCGCAATCGATCTGGCCTCGGGCGAACCCTGGGCGTGA
- a CDS encoding ParB/RepB/Spo0J family partition protein yields MNPFNNALDWSFRGKYVRVYGTNRVYEGWVDRIHHKRSSVIVHDAVDVTDDAERDVGSVYVRVVELIEVLSPSKVIELVPIDRIEPAPHHDLDFDVSDEDMRAAYRDQFTGGYPVVRPIADGDEPRYELINGHKRIAACRRVGLDAHPVEVVEATDEEASELFDLAHRDQSSSVDADRPANPDSTRDESASLEPGGAGDAESES; encoded by the coding sequence ATGAATCCGTTCAACAACGCACTCGACTGGAGCTTTCGGGGGAAGTACGTCCGCGTCTACGGAACGAATCGGGTCTACGAGGGGTGGGTCGACCGCATCCACCACAAGCGCTCGAGCGTCATCGTCCACGACGCGGTCGACGTCACCGACGACGCCGAACGCGACGTCGGTTCCGTCTACGTCCGCGTGGTCGAACTAATCGAGGTGCTCTCGCCGTCGAAGGTCATCGAACTCGTCCCGATCGACCGCATCGAGCCCGCTCCCCACCACGATCTGGACTTCGACGTCTCGGACGAGGACATGCGTGCGGCCTACCGCGATCAGTTCACGGGCGGTTACCCCGTCGTACGGCCGATCGCCGACGGCGACGAACCTCGCTACGAACTCATCAACGGACACAAGCGCATCGCAGCCTGTCGTCGCGTGGGCCTCGACGCCCACCCGGTCGAGGTCGTCGAGGCGACGGACGAGGAGGCGAGCGAACTGTTCGACCTCGCCCACCGCGACCAGTCCTCGTCGGTGGACGCCGATCGCCCGGCGAATCCCGATTCGACGCGCGATGAATCGGCGTCGCTCGAACCCGGTGGCGCAGGCGATGCCGAGTCCGAGTCGTGA
- the mvaD gene encoding phosphomevalonate decarboxylase MvaD, with product MKATAMAHPIQGLVKYHGLRDDLERYPYHDSISVCTAPSHTRTTVEFSMDYDEDTYVVDGEELTGTGFDRLERVVEKARGMSDAAHTVYPCRIESENSFPSNVGLGSSSSGFAAAAMALSEAAELDVSTAEISTIARVGSSSAARAVTGAFSILTHGLTDEDCHARRLQTSLHEDLRTVVALVPYHKDTDDAHEEAADSHMFDARRAHVQDQLAEMKAALRQDDFERTFELAEHDSLSLAATTMTGPEGWVYWQPATLAVFNKVRELRAEEDIPVYFSTDTGASVYVNTTEEHVDRVEEAVADTGVSTTTWSVGGPAKLLDEDEHLF from the coding sequence ATGAAAGCGACGGCGATGGCTCATCCCATCCAGGGGCTCGTCAAGTATCACGGGCTGCGGGACGACCTGGAGCGCTATCCCTACCACGACAGCATCAGCGTCTGTACCGCCCCGAGTCACACGCGCACGACCGTCGAGTTCTCGATGGACTACGACGAGGACACCTACGTCGTCGACGGGGAGGAACTCACCGGGACCGGGTTCGACCGCCTGGAGCGCGTCGTCGAGAAGGCCCGCGGCATGTCCGACGCCGCCCACACCGTCTACCCCTGCCGGATCGAGTCCGAAAACAGCTTCCCGTCGAACGTCGGCCTCGGTTCCTCGTCGTCCGGCTTCGCCGCCGCCGCGATGGCGCTCTCGGAAGCGGCCGAACTCGACGTCTCGACGGCCGAGATCTCGACCATCGCCCGCGTCGGCTCCTCGTCGGCCGCCCGCGCGGTCACCGGCGCCTTCTCCATCCTCACGCACGGGCTCACCGACGAGGACTGCCACGCCCGCCGACTGCAGACCTCGCTACACGAGGACCTCCGGACGGTCGTCGCGCTGGTTCCCTACCACAAGGACACCGACGACGCCCACGAGGAGGCCGCCGACAGCCACATGTTCGACGCGCGCCGCGCCCACGTCCAGGACCAGCTCGCCGAGATGAAGGCCGCCCTCCGCCAGGACGACTTCGAGCGCACGTTCGAACTCGCCGAGCACGACTCGCTGAGCCTCGCCGCCACCACCATGACCGGCCCCGAGGGCTGGGTCTACTGGCAACCCGCCACCCTCGCCGTCTTCAACAAAGTCCGCGAACTCCGCGCGGAGGAGGACATTCCCGTCTACTTCTCGACGGACACCGGCGCCAGCGTCTACGTCAACACCACCGAGGAACACGTCGACCGCGTCGAGGAGGCCGTCGCCGACACCGGCGTCTCGACCACCACCTGGAGCGTCGGCGGCCCCGCGAAACTCTTGGACGAGGACGAACACCTGTTCTAA
- a CDS encoding NAD(P)/FAD-dependent oxidoreductase, protein MHVVVLGGGYAGLVTTRRLERRLPSDVRLTLVNESPDHVLKHELHRVIRRPAMANAIRLSLPAVTDRARIHVATVESLDRAGRIVECSTGPIEYDYCVCCLGTATDYHGMASVRDRAVPLASSADALAIRSGYREALESAGSVRLVVGGAGLSGVQVAGELAALARAWDASDRTTVTLLERASTVAPGFPPRFAAAIREALDASGVRVEPETTVVGADDGAVETADGRSVPFDQLVWTGGIRGTDAQRGTRPTVGPALQLDRFTFGCGDAVRVEDATGDRVPASAQSARQTARTAAENVDRLVRHDRSSTAPPAAVDLDEFEWAAPGWAVSVGDDAVAIVGSRVVTGRPARIAKAAAGARHLAAVGAGRTAFELARTELASGPADCP, encoded by the coding sequence ATGCACGTCGTCGTTCTCGGTGGCGGGTACGCCGGCCTCGTTACCACGCGGCGACTCGAACGACGACTGCCGAGCGACGTCCGATTGACGCTGGTCAACGAGTCGCCGGACCACGTCCTCAAGCACGAACTCCACCGGGTGATCAGACGGCCGGCGATGGCGAACGCGATCAGGCTCTCGTTGCCCGCCGTGACCGACCGCGCGCGGATCCACGTCGCGACCGTCGAGTCGCTCGACCGAGCCGGACGGATCGTCGAGTGCTCGACCGGCCCGATCGAGTACGACTACTGCGTGTGCTGTCTTGGGACGGCGACCGACTATCACGGCATGGCGAGCGTCCGTGACCGGGCGGTCCCGCTGGCGTCCAGCGCGGACGCGCTGGCGATCAGATCCGGGTATCGCGAGGCGCTCGAATCGGCGGGATCCGTTCGCCTCGTCGTCGGTGGCGCCGGACTCTCGGGCGTTCAGGTCGCGGGCGAGCTCGCGGCACTCGCCCGTGCGTGGGACGCGTCGGATCGAACGACGGTGACGCTGCTCGAACGGGCGTCGACCGTCGCACCTGGCTTTCCACCCCGCTTCGCCGCGGCGATCCGGGAGGCGCTCGACGCGAGCGGCGTCCGGGTCGAACCGGAGACGACGGTCGTGGGGGCCGACGACGGCGCGGTCGAAACCGCGGACGGGCGATCGGTCCCGTTCGATCAGCTGGTGTGGACGGGGGGCATTCGGGGGACCGACGCCCAGCGCGGTACGCGCCCGACCGTCGGACCGGCTTTACAACTCGACCGGTTCACCTTCGGCTGCGGCGACGCGGTGCGCGTCGAAGACGCCACCGGTGACCGCGTCCCCGCCAGCGCACAATCTGCCCGCCAGACGGCGCGGACGGCCGCGGAAAACGTCGATCGACTCGTGCGGCACGATCGATCGTCGACGGCTCCGCCCGCGGCCGTCGATCTCGACGAATTCGAGTGGGCCGCGCCGGGCTGGGCCGTCAGCGTCGGCGACGACGCCGTGGCCATCGTCGGCTCACGGGTGGTCACCGGCCGGCCCGCGAGGATCGCGAAGGCGGCCGCCGGCGCGCGGCATCTGGCTGCCGTCGGCGCGGGGCGGACGGCGTTCGAGCTGGCGCGGACCGAGCTCGCGTCCGGGCCGGCCGACTGTCCGTGA
- a CDS encoding polyprenyl synthetase family protein → MQETLAEWRPAIDEAIAGVLAREIDDAYLESYFGEPTYEYDPEGIQRALADPIWELLDRGGKRWRAVLFLVFVEAFGEDPEDYLPYATIPEILHNGTIIVDDVEDEAETRRGEPALHHRYGRDVALNAGNAMYFIPLKILTHNPGELPPERRLAAYEMLMHELNRTHLGQGMDIHWHNERDVRISREQYLEMCACKTGCLGRIVARLAAIVTDQPAEVERHVAAYAETIAVAFQIGDDVLDVEHSLGRAGDFGKAFGNDIREGKKTLLVLHATEKSDPADADRLTDIIAADENTDAEIHEALEILEAAGSIEFAKERARSLSDEAIAHVDALDIDPDAAEQLRSFARFVVERDA, encoded by the coding sequence ATGCAGGAGACGCTTGCCGAGTGGCGTCCGGCCATCGACGAGGCCATCGCGGGGGTGTTGGCACGCGAGATCGACGATGCCTACCTCGAGTCCTACTTCGGCGAGCCCACGTACGAGTACGATCCCGAGGGAATTCAGCGCGCCCTGGCCGATCCGATCTGGGAGCTGCTGGATCGCGGCGGGAAGCGCTGGCGAGCCGTGCTCTTTCTGGTCTTCGTCGAGGCGTTCGGGGAGGACCCCGAGGACTACCTCCCGTACGCGACGATCCCGGAGATACTGCACAACGGGACGATCATCGTCGACGACGTCGAGGACGAAGCCGAGACGCGCCGGGGTGAACCCGCGTTACACCACCGCTACGGTCGGGACGTCGCGCTCAACGCCGGCAACGCGATGTACTTCATCCCGCTGAAGATACTCACGCACAACCCGGGCGAGTTACCGCCGGAGCGTCGGCTCGCGGCCTACGAGATGCTCATGCACGAACTCAATCGCACCCACCTCGGCCAGGGGATGGACATCCACTGGCACAACGAGCGCGACGTCCGGATCTCGCGCGAGCAGTACCTCGAGATGTGCGCGTGCAAGACGGGCTGTCTGGGTCGGATCGTCGCTCGCCTGGCCGCCATCGTCACCGACCAGCCGGCCGAGGTCGAACGCCACGTCGCCGCGTACGCCGAGACGATCGCCGTCGCCTTCCAGATCGGCGACGACGTCCTCGACGTCGAGCACTCGCTGGGGCGCGCGGGCGACTTCGGAAAGGCCTTCGGCAACGACATCCGCGAGGGCAAGAAGACGCTGCTCGTCTTACACGCCACCGAGAAGAGCGATCCCGCGGACGCGGACCGACTGACCGACATCATCGCCGCCGACGAGAACACCGACGCGGAGATTCACGAGGCCCTCGAGATCCTGGAGGCTGCGGGGAGCATCGAGTTTGCGAAAGAGCGAGCGCGGTCGCTCTCCGACGAGGCGATCGCGCACGTCGACGCCCTCGACATCGACCCCGACGCGGCCGAGCAGTTGCGCTCGTTCGCCCGGTTCGTCGTCGAGCGCGACGCCTGA